The Tenebrio molitor chromosome 5, icTenMoli1.1, whole genome shotgun sequence genome has a segment encoding these proteins:
- the SmydA-8 gene encoding SET domain-containing protein SmydA-8 isoform X2 — MQRNIDTLTKTIREYLDRNSLTDPSAPWEIKKSNLGGFGIFASRPIEIGEVIFKDHPVILGPRAALTSPLLCVNCFDKDNLKPCERQCGLRLCSLECQNSSNHQKECKIIRQWQTRPIPEEVSEKLFKVLSPIRSLLLSDQDKAVVKCLKAHRSDQHGFEVNVMKNLLHFDLKENEEVFMRFVCSVLDSNAFEVIVGHEDHQSSIKGLYPLGSLANHSCTPNTIHVFDEFQHMIVRATVFIPKGAEIFHSYSRFIWATPTRRFHLYKTKHFLCKCRRCQDPTEFGSYVSAVLCKVCKVGRVIPIDPLVQNGKWQCEGCGEGVNRKDVASLSSLLGSALNSFSPEDIDFMLRFIDKKLKTLVSENNETVVEMKYKIIWMLGHQQGFTWTELSDNLLFVKEKFCKDLLALLETLRLGQCKMRGLLLYEFYRCCNEAKRRQVKSGNVSKIKSERKTNKLVKI; from the exons ATGCAACGTAACATCGACACATTAACCAAAACAATTCGCGAATACCTCGACCGAAACTCGCTAACTGACCCCAGCGCCCCTTGggaaatcaagaagtcgaacTTGGGGGGCTTCGGCATCTTCGCATCTCGACCTATAGAGATCGGCGAGGTGATCTTCAAGGACCATCCAGTGATTTTAGGACCGAGAGCAGCCCTAACCAGTCCTTTGTTGTGCGTCAACTGCTTCGACAAGGACAATTTGAAGCCCTGCGAGCGACAGTGTGGCCTTCGGTTGTGCTCTCTTGAGTGTCAAAACTCCTCCAACCACCAAAAGGAGTGCAAAATCATCCGGCAATGGCAGACCAGACCGATCCCAGAAGAAGTCTCAGAAAAACTCTTTAAAGTGTTGTCTCCGATTCGCTCTTTGTTGTTGAGTGACCAAGACAAAGCTGTGGTGAAGTGTTTGAAGGCGCATAGGTCCGACCAACATGGATTTGAAGTCAATGTGATGAAAAATCTTCTTCATTTTGACCTCAAAGAAAACGAAGAAGTCTTCATGCGTTTCGTTTGTTCCGTCCTGGATTCCAACGCTTTTGAAGTGATTGTCGGTCATGAAGATCACCAGTCTAGTATCAAAGGTCTGTACCCTTTGGGCAGCTTAGCTAATCACTCTTGCACCCCTAACACCATCCACGTGTTCGACGAGTTCCAGCACATGATTGTCAGAGCTACGGTTTTTATCCCCAAAGGAGcagaaatttttcattccTACTCCAGATTCATATGGGCTACTCCCACTAGACGTTTCCACTTGTACAAAACCAAACACTTCTTGTGCAAGTGTCGAAGATGTCAAGATCCGACTGAATTTGGCTCATACGTCAGCGCAGTCTTGTGTAAAGTATGCAAAGTAGGGAGGGTCATTCCGATTGACCCTCTTGTGCAGAATGGAAAGTGGCAATGTGAGGGTTGTGGAGAGGGCGTGAACAGAAAAGATGTTGCTTCACTTTCTTCCCTTTTGGGATCTGCACTTAATAGTTTCTCACCTGAAGACATCGACTTTATGTTGAGGTTTATCGACAAAAAACTCAAAACTCTGGTATCAGAAAACAACGAAACTGTCGTCGAGATGAAGTACAAGATCATCTGGATGTTGGGACACCAACAAGGATTCACCTGGACAG AGCTTTCGGACAATCTCCTCTTCGTCAAGGAAAAGTTCTGCAAGGACTTGCTGGCTCTGTTGGAAACCCTTCGTTTGGGCCAGTGTAAAATGAGAGGCTTGTTGCTGTACGAGTTCTACCGTTGCTGCAATGAAGCGAAACGCAGACAAGTGAAATCTGGAAATGTCTCTAAG ATTAAATCTGaacgaaaaacaaataaactgGTCAAAATTTAG
- the LOC138130600 gene encoding vanin-like protein 1 isoform X4 — protein MMRSSVIICVLIIFLELRLSREQGLAIVECSIPSDTNLTPEESINKNAETYIELIYKLHKDHNIAVIIFPEGTLDNVQRKEDLKLYSTKVVDKENPCNSHRANYPTFLHRLSCAARKYDIIIVMNLIQEHNHNFYTSDVVLLADGSIKYSVLRELRPGNSFLSYDPIPLEVPANRKFHFAKSDDGKTAISSSPYVSLSVTSMITGFSFSYEKIINQDEEQEERYYLVCSNWISQLPFLTSLQVYQMWAQEYNFKLLFSGANNPKTGQGGTGIFDVLMDILGDGGTKAYVYYVNNRSFATPIESKDIDTLSTEMDKFKLEVDPDLHRYEYSILNLGQNSSYNVVLCYNKTENNHFCCDFTLRTSIQESTNAKNRYTYHLVAYKGYKTYFEVFKTGGVEICGVVACLGSSPTSCGKRFRKYEKVGWPITFEEIIIKAKFSWPLKDGIYLNSQFPSSLLSSMRPINPKHTNWSQEIIYDENNVSYIERIFSLTEPHKKILTFAIFGRNFTLQDERSSDRKLSLLSHFLLYINIFAALF, from the exons ATGATGCGCTCAAGTGTTATAATCtgtgttttaataattttcctgGAATTG AGACTATCACGGGAACAGGGGTTGGCCATAGTGGAATGTTCAATACCCTCCGACACAAATTTAACACCagaagaatcaataaataagaATGCAGAGACATATATAGAACTAATATATAAATTGCACAAAGACCAC AATATTGCTGTGATCATTTTTCCTGAAGGGACTTTGGATAACGTCCAACGAAAAGAGGACTTAAAATTATATTCTACCAAAGTGGTGGATAAGGAAAACCCTTGTAATTCTCACAGAGCAAATTATCCAACGTTTTTGCATAGACTCTCATGTGCTGCCAGAAAATACGACATCATAATCGTAATGAACTTAATCCAAGAACACAACCATAATTTTTACACCTCTGATGTTGTACTACTTGCCGACGGTTCCATCAAATATAG TGTTCTAAGAGAACTTCGACCTGGtaacagttttctttcgtaCGATCCTATTCCACTGGAAGTTCCAGCGAATCGTAAATTCCATTTTGCCAAATCGGACGACGGCAAGACAGCAATAAGTTCCAGTCCTTACGTATCCCTTTCAGTAACGTCGATGATAACGGGATTTAGTTTTTCGTATGAAAAGATCATCAATCAGGATGAGGAGCAGGAGGAGAGATACTATCTTGTTTGCAGCAACTGGATCTCGCAGTTACCATTTTTGACAT CGTTGCAGGTTTACCAAATGTGGGCCCAAgaatataatttcaagttgTTGTTCTCGGGAGCTAACAATCCCAAAACGGGGCAAGGAGGAACAGGAATTTTTGATG TCTTAATGGACATCCTTGGTGATGGTGGTACCAAAGCTTATGTGTACTATGTTAATAATCGATCATTTGCAACACCTATAGAAAGTAAAGATATTGATACACTGAGCACGGAGATGGACAAGTTTAAGTTGGAAGTGGATCCCGATTTGCACA GATACGAGTATAGCATTCTGAACCTTGGACAAAACAGCTCGTATAATGTGGTACTTTGTTACaacaaaacagaaaataatCATTTTTGCTGCGACTTTACTTTACGAACATCTATACAAGAATCGACAAATGCCAAAAATCGGTACACTTATCATCTCGTCGCGTACAAAGGGTACAAAACTTATTTCGAAGTGTTTAAAACTGGAGGAGTCGAAATTTGCGGAGTAGTTGCTTGTTTGGGCTCTAGTCCAACTTCTTGCGGGAAAAGATTTAGAAAATACGAAAAAGTTGGATGGCCAATAACCTTCGAAGAAATTATCATCAAAGCAAAATTTTCTTGGCCCCTGAAAGATGGAATTTACCTAAACTCCCAATTTCCCAGCTCTCTCCTAAGTTCAATGAGACCAATAAATCCCAAACACACCAACTGGAGCCAAGAAATTATTTACGATGAGAACAATGTTTCGTACATAGAAAGAATCTTTTCTCTGACTGAACcgcacaaaaaaattctcaCTTTCGCCATCTTTGGAAGGAACTTTACTTTGCAGGATGAACGATCGTCAGACAGGAAACTGAGTCTGCTTAGTCATTTTCTActttatataaatatttttgctgcacttttttaa
- the LOC138130602 gene encoding uncharacterized protein, with translation MFAHKRHVKLLICGAEFRNFSRIFIALYALIGSMFGISIVFFILMFQGNIFDKLERLITVSVATVTTFTVVIMAGQKVEDATSQEVNYVIDNCNWYDWNEENKKFFLMLRLMTTNMFKLKFSQNYAINYELGIVILKTIYSALSVLKVVRDKNLPH, from the exons ATGTTTGCACACAAGAGACACGTCAAATTGCTCAT ATGTGGCGCAGAATTCAGAAATTTCTCAAGGATCTTCATTGCGTTATATGCACTTATTGGATCCATGTTCGGAATCAGCATTGTCTTCTTCATTCTAATG TTTCAAGGTAacatttttgacaagcttGAACGTCTAATCACAGTTTCTGTAGCAACAGTTACAACATTTACAGTTGTCATAATGGCTGGGCAAAAAGTAGAAGATGCC ACCTCTCAGGAGGTCAACTACGTCATAGACAACTGCAACTGGTACGACTGGAACgaggaaaacaaaaaattctttttgatGTTGAGGTTGATGACTACGAACATGTTTAAACTGAAATTTTCGCAAAATTATGCGATCAACTATGAGCTGGGGATTGTG attttaaaaacaatttattcagCGCTCTCagttttgaaagttgtaaGAGACAAGAATTTGCCTCACTAA
- the LOC138130600 gene encoding vanin-like protein 2 isoform X1: MMRSSVIICVLIIFLELRLSREQGLAIVECSIPSDTNLTPEESINKNAETYIELIYKLHKDHNIAVIIFPEGTLDNVQRKEDLKLYSTKVVDKENPCNSHRANYPTFLHRLSCAARKYDIIIVMNLIQEHNHNFYTSDVVLLADGSIKYSVLRELRPGNSFLSYDPIPLEVPANRKFHFAKSDDGKTAISSSPYVSLSVTSMITGFSFSYEKIINQDEEQEERYYLVCSNWISQLPFLTCSLQVYQMWAQEYNFKLLFSGANNPKTGQGGTGIFDGGPVLMDILGDGGTKAYVYYVNNRSFATPIESKDIDTLSTEMDKFKLEVDPDLHRYEYSILNLGQNSSYNVVLCYNKTENNHFCCDFTLRTSIQESTNAKNRYTYHLVAYKGYKTYFEVFKTGGVEICGVVACLGSSPTSCGKRFRKYEKVGWPITFEEIIIKAKFSWPLKDGIYLNSQFPSSLLSSMRPINPKHTNWSQEIIYDENNVSYIERIFSLTEPHKKILTFAIFGRNFTLQDERSSDRKLSLLSHFLLYINIFAALF; this comes from the exons ATGATGCGCTCAAGTGTTATAATCtgtgttttaataattttcctgGAATTG AGACTATCACGGGAACAGGGGTTGGCCATAGTGGAATGTTCAATACCCTCCGACACAAATTTAACACCagaagaatcaataaataagaATGCAGAGACATATATAGAACTAATATATAAATTGCACAAAGACCAC AATATTGCTGTGATCATTTTTCCTGAAGGGACTTTGGATAACGTCCAACGAAAAGAGGACTTAAAATTATATTCTACCAAAGTGGTGGATAAGGAAAACCCTTGTAATTCTCACAGAGCAAATTATCCAACGTTTTTGCATAGACTCTCATGTGCTGCCAGAAAATACGACATCATAATCGTAATGAACTTAATCCAAGAACACAACCATAATTTTTACACCTCTGATGTTGTACTACTTGCCGACGGTTCCATCAAATATAG TGTTCTAAGAGAACTTCGACCTGGtaacagttttctttcgtaCGATCCTATTCCACTGGAAGTTCCAGCGAATCGTAAATTCCATTTTGCCAAATCGGACGACGGCAAGACAGCAATAAGTTCCAGTCCTTACGTATCCCTTTCAGTAACGTCGATGATAACGGGATTTAGTTTTTCGTATGAAAAGATCATCAATCAGGATGAGGAGCAGGAGGAGAGATACTATCTTGTTTGCAGCAACTGGATCTCGCAGTTACCATTTTTGACATGTT CGTTGCAGGTTTACCAAATGTGGGCCCAAgaatataatttcaagttgTTGTTCTCGGGAGCTAACAATCCCAAAACGGGGCAAGGAGGAACAGGAATTTTTGATG GCGGGCCAGTCTTAATGGACATCCTTGGTGATGGTGGTACCAAAGCTTATGTGTACTATGTTAATAATCGATCATTTGCAACACCTATAGAAAGTAAAGATATTGATACACTGAGCACGGAGATGGACAAGTTTAAGTTGGAAGTGGATCCCGATTTGCACA GATACGAGTATAGCATTCTGAACCTTGGACAAAACAGCTCGTATAATGTGGTACTTTGTTACaacaaaacagaaaataatCATTTTTGCTGCGACTTTACTTTACGAACATCTATACAAGAATCGACAAATGCCAAAAATCGGTACACTTATCATCTCGTCGCGTACAAAGGGTACAAAACTTATTTCGAAGTGTTTAAAACTGGAGGAGTCGAAATTTGCGGAGTAGTTGCTTGTTTGGGCTCTAGTCCAACTTCTTGCGGGAAAAGATTTAGAAAATACGAAAAAGTTGGATGGCCAATAACCTTCGAAGAAATTATCATCAAAGCAAAATTTTCTTGGCCCCTGAAAGATGGAATTTACCTAAACTCCCAATTTCCCAGCTCTCTCCTAAGTTCAATGAGACCAATAAATCCCAAACACACCAACTGGAGCCAAGAAATTATTTACGATGAGAACAATGTTTCGTACATAGAAAGAATCTTTTCTCTGACTGAACcgcacaaaaaaattctcaCTTTCGCCATCTTTGGAAGGAACTTTACTTTGCAGGATGAACGATCGTCAGACAGGAAACTGAGTCTGCTTAGTCATTTTCTActttatataaatatttttgctgcacttttttaa
- the SmydA-8 gene encoding SET domain-containing protein SmydA-8 isoform X1 has product MQRNIDTLTKTIREYLDRNSLTDPSAPWEIKKSNLGGFGIFASRPIEIGEVIFKDHPVILGPRAALTSPLLCVNCFDKDNLKPCERQCGLRLCSLECQNSSNHQKECKIIRQWQTRPIPEEVSEKLFKVLSPIRSLLLSDQDKAVVKCLKAHRSDQHGFEVNVMKNLLHFDLKENEEVFMRFVCSVLDSNAFEVIVGHEDHQSSIKGLYPLGSLANHSCTPNTIHVFDEFQHMIVRATVFIPKGAEIFHSYSRFIWATPTRRFHLYKTKHFLCKCRRCQDPTEFGSYVSAVLCKVCKVGRVIPIDPLVQNGKWQCEGCGEGVNRKDVASLSSLLGSALNSFSPEDIDFMLRFIDKKLKTLVSENNETVVEMKYKIIWMLGHQQGFTWTELSDNLLFVKEKFCKDLLALLETLRLGQCKMRGLLLYEFYRCCNEAKRRQVKSGNVSKICENDMKNLLSEVADILMYDVGAPAEIKKLWPDEMKLQEQ; this is encoded by the exons ATGCAACGTAACATCGACACATTAACCAAAACAATTCGCGAATACCTCGACCGAAACTCGCTAACTGACCCCAGCGCCCCTTGggaaatcaagaagtcgaacTTGGGGGGCTTCGGCATCTTCGCATCTCGACCTATAGAGATCGGCGAGGTGATCTTCAAGGACCATCCAGTGATTTTAGGACCGAGAGCAGCCCTAACCAGTCCTTTGTTGTGCGTCAACTGCTTCGACAAGGACAATTTGAAGCCCTGCGAGCGACAGTGTGGCCTTCGGTTGTGCTCTCTTGAGTGTCAAAACTCCTCCAACCACCAAAAGGAGTGCAAAATCATCCGGCAATGGCAGACCAGACCGATCCCAGAAGAAGTCTCAGAAAAACTCTTTAAAGTGTTGTCTCCGATTCGCTCTTTGTTGTTGAGTGACCAAGACAAAGCTGTGGTGAAGTGTTTGAAGGCGCATAGGTCCGACCAACATGGATTTGAAGTCAATGTGATGAAAAATCTTCTTCATTTTGACCTCAAAGAAAACGAAGAAGTCTTCATGCGTTTCGTTTGTTCCGTCCTGGATTCCAACGCTTTTGAAGTGATTGTCGGTCATGAAGATCACCAGTCTAGTATCAAAGGTCTGTACCCTTTGGGCAGCTTAGCTAATCACTCTTGCACCCCTAACACCATCCACGTGTTCGACGAGTTCCAGCACATGATTGTCAGAGCTACGGTTTTTATCCCCAAAGGAGcagaaatttttcattccTACTCCAGATTCATATGGGCTACTCCCACTAGACGTTTCCACTTGTACAAAACCAAACACTTCTTGTGCAAGTGTCGAAGATGTCAAGATCCGACTGAATTTGGCTCATACGTCAGCGCAGTCTTGTGTAAAGTATGCAAAGTAGGGAGGGTCATTCCGATTGACCCTCTTGTGCAGAATGGAAAGTGGCAATGTGAGGGTTGTGGAGAGGGCGTGAACAGAAAAGATGTTGCTTCACTTTCTTCCCTTTTGGGATCTGCACTTAATAGTTTCTCACCTGAAGACATCGACTTTATGTTGAGGTTTATCGACAAAAAACTCAAAACTCTGGTATCAGAAAACAACGAAACTGTCGTCGAGATGAAGTACAAGATCATCTGGATGTTGGGACACCAACAAGGATTCACCTGGACAG AGCTTTCGGACAATCTCCTCTTCGTCAAGGAAAAGTTCTGCAAGGACTTGCTGGCTCTGTTGGAAACCCTTCGTTTGGGCCAGTGTAAAATGAGAGGCTTGTTGCTGTACGAGTTCTACCGTTGCTGCAATGAAGCGAAACGCAGACAAGTGAAATCTGGAAATGTCTCTAAG ATTTGCGAAAATGATATGAAAAATCTACTTTCCGAAGTCGCCGATATTTTAATGTACGACGTGGGAGCTCctgcagaaattaaaaaactttgGCCCGACGAGATGAAATTGCAagagcaataa
- the LOC138130600 gene encoding vanin-like protein 2 isoform X3 gives MMRSSVIICVLIIFLELRLSREQGLAIVECSIPSDTNLTPEESINKNAETYIELIYKLHKDHNIAVIIFPEGTLDNVQRKEDLKLYSTKVVDKENPCNSHRANYPTFLHRLSCAARKYDIIIVMNLIQEHNHNFYTSDVVLLADGSIKYSVLRELRPGNSFLSYDPIPLEVPANRKFHFAKSDDGKTAISSSPYVSLSVTSMITGFSFSYEKIINQDEEQEERYYLVCSNWISQLPFLTCSLQVYQMWAQEYNFKLLFSGANNPKTGQGGTGIFDVLMDILGDGGTKAYVYYVNNRSFATPIESKDIDTLSTEMDKFKLEVDPDLHRYEYSILNLGQNSSYNVVLCYNKTENNHFCCDFTLRTSIQESTNAKNRYTYHLVAYKGYKTYFEVFKTGGVEICGVVACLGSSPTSCGKRFRKYEKVGWPITFEEIIIKAKFSWPLKDGIYLNSQFPSSLLSSMRPINPKHTNWSQEIIYDENNVSYIERIFSLTEPHKKILTFAIFGRNFTLQDERSSDRKLSLLSHFLLYINIFAALF, from the exons ATGATGCGCTCAAGTGTTATAATCtgtgttttaataattttcctgGAATTG AGACTATCACGGGAACAGGGGTTGGCCATAGTGGAATGTTCAATACCCTCCGACACAAATTTAACACCagaagaatcaataaataagaATGCAGAGACATATATAGAACTAATATATAAATTGCACAAAGACCAC AATATTGCTGTGATCATTTTTCCTGAAGGGACTTTGGATAACGTCCAACGAAAAGAGGACTTAAAATTATATTCTACCAAAGTGGTGGATAAGGAAAACCCTTGTAATTCTCACAGAGCAAATTATCCAACGTTTTTGCATAGACTCTCATGTGCTGCCAGAAAATACGACATCATAATCGTAATGAACTTAATCCAAGAACACAACCATAATTTTTACACCTCTGATGTTGTACTACTTGCCGACGGTTCCATCAAATATAG TGTTCTAAGAGAACTTCGACCTGGtaacagttttctttcgtaCGATCCTATTCCACTGGAAGTTCCAGCGAATCGTAAATTCCATTTTGCCAAATCGGACGACGGCAAGACAGCAATAAGTTCCAGTCCTTACGTATCCCTTTCAGTAACGTCGATGATAACGGGATTTAGTTTTTCGTATGAAAAGATCATCAATCAGGATGAGGAGCAGGAGGAGAGATACTATCTTGTTTGCAGCAACTGGATCTCGCAGTTACCATTTTTGACATGTT CGTTGCAGGTTTACCAAATGTGGGCCCAAgaatataatttcaagttgTTGTTCTCGGGAGCTAACAATCCCAAAACGGGGCAAGGAGGAACAGGAATTTTTGATG TCTTAATGGACATCCTTGGTGATGGTGGTACCAAAGCTTATGTGTACTATGTTAATAATCGATCATTTGCAACACCTATAGAAAGTAAAGATATTGATACACTGAGCACGGAGATGGACAAGTTTAAGTTGGAAGTGGATCCCGATTTGCACA GATACGAGTATAGCATTCTGAACCTTGGACAAAACAGCTCGTATAATGTGGTACTTTGTTACaacaaaacagaaaataatCATTTTTGCTGCGACTTTACTTTACGAACATCTATACAAGAATCGACAAATGCCAAAAATCGGTACACTTATCATCTCGTCGCGTACAAAGGGTACAAAACTTATTTCGAAGTGTTTAAAACTGGAGGAGTCGAAATTTGCGGAGTAGTTGCTTGTTTGGGCTCTAGTCCAACTTCTTGCGGGAAAAGATTTAGAAAATACGAAAAAGTTGGATGGCCAATAACCTTCGAAGAAATTATCATCAAAGCAAAATTTTCTTGGCCCCTGAAAGATGGAATTTACCTAAACTCCCAATTTCCCAGCTCTCTCCTAAGTTCAATGAGACCAATAAATCCCAAACACACCAACTGGAGCCAAGAAATTATTTACGATGAGAACAATGTTTCGTACATAGAAAGAATCTTTTCTCTGACTGAACcgcacaaaaaaattctcaCTTTCGCCATCTTTGGAAGGAACTTTACTTTGCAGGATGAACGATCGTCAGACAGGAAACTGAGTCTGCTTAGTCATTTTCTActttatataaatatttttgctgcacttttttaa
- the LOC138130600 gene encoding vanin-like protein 1 isoform X2, with translation MMRSSVIICVLIIFLELRLSREQGLAIVECSIPSDTNLTPEESINKNAETYIELIYKLHKDHNIAVIIFPEGTLDNVQRKEDLKLYSTKVVDKENPCNSHRANYPTFLHRLSCAARKYDIIIVMNLIQEHNHNFYTSDVVLLADGSIKYSVLRELRPGNSFLSYDPIPLEVPANRKFHFAKSDDGKTAISSSPYVSLSVTSMITGFSFSYEKIINQDEEQEERYYLVCSNWISQLPFLTSLQVYQMWAQEYNFKLLFSGANNPKTGQGGTGIFDGGPVLMDILGDGGTKAYVYYVNNRSFATPIESKDIDTLSTEMDKFKLEVDPDLHRYEYSILNLGQNSSYNVVLCYNKTENNHFCCDFTLRTSIQESTNAKNRYTYHLVAYKGYKTYFEVFKTGGVEICGVVACLGSSPTSCGKRFRKYEKVGWPITFEEIIIKAKFSWPLKDGIYLNSQFPSSLLSSMRPINPKHTNWSQEIIYDENNVSYIERIFSLTEPHKKILTFAIFGRNFTLQDERSSDRKLSLLSHFLLYINIFAALF, from the exons ATGATGCGCTCAAGTGTTATAATCtgtgttttaataattttcctgGAATTG AGACTATCACGGGAACAGGGGTTGGCCATAGTGGAATGTTCAATACCCTCCGACACAAATTTAACACCagaagaatcaataaataagaATGCAGAGACATATATAGAACTAATATATAAATTGCACAAAGACCAC AATATTGCTGTGATCATTTTTCCTGAAGGGACTTTGGATAACGTCCAACGAAAAGAGGACTTAAAATTATATTCTACCAAAGTGGTGGATAAGGAAAACCCTTGTAATTCTCACAGAGCAAATTATCCAACGTTTTTGCATAGACTCTCATGTGCTGCCAGAAAATACGACATCATAATCGTAATGAACTTAATCCAAGAACACAACCATAATTTTTACACCTCTGATGTTGTACTACTTGCCGACGGTTCCATCAAATATAG TGTTCTAAGAGAACTTCGACCTGGtaacagttttctttcgtaCGATCCTATTCCACTGGAAGTTCCAGCGAATCGTAAATTCCATTTTGCCAAATCGGACGACGGCAAGACAGCAATAAGTTCCAGTCCTTACGTATCCCTTTCAGTAACGTCGATGATAACGGGATTTAGTTTTTCGTATGAAAAGATCATCAATCAGGATGAGGAGCAGGAGGAGAGATACTATCTTGTTTGCAGCAACTGGATCTCGCAGTTACCATTTTTGACAT CGTTGCAGGTTTACCAAATGTGGGCCCAAgaatataatttcaagttgTTGTTCTCGGGAGCTAACAATCCCAAAACGGGGCAAGGAGGAACAGGAATTTTTGATG GCGGGCCAGTCTTAATGGACATCCTTGGTGATGGTGGTACCAAAGCTTATGTGTACTATGTTAATAATCGATCATTTGCAACACCTATAGAAAGTAAAGATATTGATACACTGAGCACGGAGATGGACAAGTTTAAGTTGGAAGTGGATCCCGATTTGCACA GATACGAGTATAGCATTCTGAACCTTGGACAAAACAGCTCGTATAATGTGGTACTTTGTTACaacaaaacagaaaataatCATTTTTGCTGCGACTTTACTTTACGAACATCTATACAAGAATCGACAAATGCCAAAAATCGGTACACTTATCATCTCGTCGCGTACAAAGGGTACAAAACTTATTTCGAAGTGTTTAAAACTGGAGGAGTCGAAATTTGCGGAGTAGTTGCTTGTTTGGGCTCTAGTCCAACTTCTTGCGGGAAAAGATTTAGAAAATACGAAAAAGTTGGATGGCCAATAACCTTCGAAGAAATTATCATCAAAGCAAAATTTTCTTGGCCCCTGAAAGATGGAATTTACCTAAACTCCCAATTTCCCAGCTCTCTCCTAAGTTCAATGAGACCAATAAATCCCAAACACACCAACTGGAGCCAAGAAATTATTTACGATGAGAACAATGTTTCGTACATAGAAAGAATCTTTTCTCTGACTGAACcgcacaaaaaaattctcaCTTTCGCCATCTTTGGAAGGAACTTTACTTTGCAGGATGAACGATCGTCAGACAGGAAACTGAGTCTGCTTAGTCATTTTCTActttatataaatatttttgctgcacttttttaa